The segment CCCGTAGATGGGGTGTATGTGGAACTAACTCGGTCAGGTGCCTCAGCATAGAGAAATGGgcaatatttacataaatggATTGCAATGCGGTTTCGGAAAAAGGTATAAAGATATTTCCTAAACTTTTCACCAGCGAAGGCATAGATCACGGGGTTGATACAACAGTGGATCATTGCAATCGCTTCTGTCACTTGGATTGCTAGCTCCagctgactgctgccctcacaggtaTTTAGGGAAAATGAATCTTGAAACGTGTATATGAGAATAATGATGTTATATGGTGCccagaaaagaaaataaacaatcaTTATGATAAAAATAAGCCTGACTGCCTTATGTTTTTTCTCATTCCTACATCTCAGTAATGTTTTTATAATCTCGGCATAGCAAAAGATCATAATGACCAGTGGAACGACAAGTCCCAGGATGTTCATCTTTAAAGTCTGGAATTGCTTCCATTTACTTTCCTGTCCCAATGGATAATGAGGGCTACATGTAAAGTGAGATGACTCTCTCTGAGCTTTGTGAAATATAAACCCTGGAAGAGAGGCTAATATTGCAACAACCCAAGTGACAACACTTGTGAGGATGCCATAGGTAACTGTCCTAGCCTTTAAAGCAAACACTGCATGGACAATGGCCAGATATCTATCTATTGTCAAAAGTATTATGAAAAACATTCCACTATAGAAGCCAGCATAATAGACCCCTGAAAGAATTTTACACATTGCATTTCCAAAATCCCATTCATGTGCTACGTAGTAAGCCCAAAATGgcagggaaagaataaaaagcaAATCGGAAATTGCCAGATTCAGCAGATAGATGTCAGTCATGCTTCTCAGCTTCTTGTATTTTATCAGGATCAGCACAACTAGCGCATTGCCCAGCAGGCCAAATATCAGCACCAAAGAATAAAGTGGTGGCAGAAACAGGGATGCAAATTTTTTGACATCAGCTTTTTGGCATGGTTCTGAGCCAGTATAATAATCATAGGTTGTCATGTCAGTTTCTTCATCCATCTTGTTCTGTCCTGGATGAAGAAAAAGATGGTAGAAACTAAAGAGATGGACTAAAACTCAGACAAAGATTGGAATTTTACCACAAACAATAATTTTGGTGGCTTGTGGTGACCCCCATATTTCAGCTGCATAACACTTCCTATTATAAAAGATTattgcaatctttttttttttttttttttttttgagaagctCTGAGATTGCCATTATTTGCACTAGGCCTTTGAAATGCAGTGGGGAGAAAGCCTTAGGGCTAGAGAAgtgtcttttctttttccccatgATATTCTGTTTAGGGTTTGCTGTGTTatgacataaaaatacaaaagtgtcacagcccactgTTACTGAAAATTACGTACTTTCTCATGTttacaatataattataaaataaatcaattggaatataaatattgtacttatttttcagtgtatagtatatagagcagaataaacaagtcattgtctgtatgaaatttcaaTTTGTACTTACTTCGctagtgcattttatgtagcctgttgtgaaactaggcaaatatctagataagctGATGTACCCTCTCGAAGACCTCTGCATctccccaggggtacacatacacCTGGTTAAGAACAACTGTCCTAAAGcaccaagcagcagcagccactgcaCTGGTAGTGCGTAGGAGCTGTTAGAACAGCTGTggtgcagcaggagagagagtcaGGTCGGCTACCCACTAACCACCCACCCAGACCTAGCATGTGGCCACAGCAACCTGTTCCCCCCAGCTTCCACCTGGAAGAACTACATGGGACAGAAATTCCCCTACCTCTTGGGAGGATGTGGGCAAAGATGCAGTCCAGGATCCCCTGAGCCACTCTCTAGATGCAGGTGTTCACATACACATGTGTTGTGCCCTCAGATGATAGCTTTCTCCTGCTGGTAGTTATTGTAGCTCAAATGGTAGATAACTGTATGCCTATGCCAAAGTTTAAGAATTCAAACCCTGCTGAATACACATGAAAGAAGGATTATTAGAGTTGTACATAACTGAATTTGTTTTATCTGTTTCCTTCTAAAATGAAAAATACATAAAACACTaagttaatagaaaattatataggttgcaaagtcaagtactcaaaagttaggaaatgccagatttattgTTGCCTTTGGCACCTTAATTCTGTCCATTAATGCACATACATTGTGTtacagtatttaattacatgatccccATGGATTTTCCCCACAGGACCTTTTTCACAgtcagtgcacaagatggatgCACAAGGGGGCAAAATTAAAGTTGCATAGGCAACCATAATGCAGATGTTTCCTATATTTTgattttgcaacctaaataacattcttttagcCTGGTTCGTATGTAAACAACATTTGTAGGAAGAGACATTCAGTTTGGTCAGTCTCATCTTTTTATTTCCTTGACAGTAAATAATACATGATTATACCTGTATCATATAAATATGTAAAATATAATGTTGACCAGACTTATGAAAATACTCTGACTTAGTTGAAAACCTTAAATATTGCTGATTGATGACTGCAAGTCTACAGATGCATGAACTATACACGCTTGTGGGCCAGATCTTTAGGTGGTGAAAGTTCACctaacttcattgaagtcaatggagctataccaatttatgtcaactgaggatctggcccttaatgtaCAGTATTATACGTTATTTTTATCTAGATGGAGATATCTTGCAGTAAAGGGTTAAAATTATTACTGG is part of the Chrysemys picta bellii isolate R12L10 chromosome 2, ASM1138683v2, whole genome shotgun sequence genome and harbors:
- the LOC101938931 gene encoding C-C chemokine receptor type 5-like — protein: MDEETDMTTYDYYTGSEPCQKADVKKFASLFLPPLYSLVLIFGLLGNALVVLILIKYKKLRSMTDIYLLNLAISDLLFILSLPFWAYYVAHEWDFGNAMCKILSGVYYAGFYSGMFFIILLTIDRYLAIVHAVFALKARTVTYGILTSVVTWVVAILASLPGFIFHKAQRESSHFTCSPHYPLGQESKWKQFQTLKMNILGLVVPLVIMIFCYAEIIKTLLRCRNEKKHKAVRLIFIIMIVYFLFWAPYNIIILIYTFQDSFSLNTCEGSSQLELAIQVTEAIAMIHCCINPVIYAFAGEKFRKYLYTFFRNRIAIHLCKYCPFLYAEAPDRVSSTYTPSTGEQEFSAAL